GCAGGATTTAGATAACATGGAAGATAAGGACCTTGAGAAAGTTTGTACAAATATTAGTGTTTATGCAAGGGTAACCCCAAAACATAAGCTCAGAATTGTCAGAGTCCTTAAAAACAAAGGTTTTACAGTAGCAATGACAGGGGATGGGGTAAATGATGCCCCTGCTTTGAAAGAGGCAGATATAGGTATTGCTATGGGAAAAGGAGGAACAGAAGTTGCAAAAGAGGCTTCCTCTATGATTTTATTAGATGATAATTTTGCTACTATTGTGGCAGCTGTTGAAGAAGGAAGAATAATTTATGACAATATACGAAAGTTTATACGATTTTTGCTTTCTTGTAATCTTGGAGAAGTTTTGACTATGTTTTTTGCAGCTTTAATGGCCTTAAAATTGCCTCTTGCTCCAATTCAAATATTAACGGTCAATCTTGTTACTGATGGGTTGCCGGCTTTAGCTCTGGGGATGGATCCTCCTGAAAAAGAAATAATGATGATGAGACCGAGAAATGCTAAAGAAAGTGTATTTTCAAGAGGGTTGGGTATAAGAATCATTATAGTGGGATTTTTAATGGCATTGAGTACTCTTGGAGCATATGTATTTGCATTAAGTTATGGGACATTAGAAAAAGCTAGAACTATAGCTTTTGCTACATTAGTGATGGTAGAGCTGATACACGCCTTTGAATGTAGGTCAGAAAGAAATTTAATTTTTGAGATAGGGATTTTTACTAATCCTTACTTGGTGTTAGCAGTTTTGACATCATTTTTGCTTTTCTTAGCTACAATATATATTCCACCTTTAAGTGTTGTGTTTAAGACAACAGTGCTTACTGGCTATGATTGGCTGGTCGTGGTGTTTTTCTCTTCAATAGAATTTGTATTTAACAATCTTTATACTGCTTATATAGTACCATTAACTAAGGCGAAGTGAAGTCACTTCGCCTTAGTTTGTAATACTTTTAGAGAATATCGAAGTTCTAAATAATTTACTAATCTTGCTATTAGCTCTTTTTTGTCTTTTTCTAACCAATTCCATTTATGTCTGTAATCAGCCACTACTGATTTTATAAAGTCATTGGGAATCTTGGAAGAAAATTTTTTGTAAACAAACAATCTTGAAACTTTCCCATCTCCTTTTTCTAAAGTAACAGGATTTATTCCGTAACTTACTTTTTCTTTTTGTACCAATGCGTACCAGTTATAGTCATCAATTCTTCCGTAGATGATTCCATACTGGTTATTTTTACTTTCTACTGTTATTTTGGGCATAAGGTATACCTCCAATAGTTTTCTCTATTAGAGTTTATGCCCTGTCCACAAAAATATTCATGCTAATTCAGGAAACCACAGTGCTATTTCTCTTTTTGCAGATTCAATACTATCTGAACCGTGAATAATGTTAAAAGTAGTACTAGAAGCAAAATCACCTCTTATCGTTCCAGGGAGGGCCTCTTCCACTTTAGTAGCACCGTTTAATAATCTAACTATTTTTACGGCGTTTTCTCCTTCTAGTACCATTGCAAAGACAGGACCTGAGGACATGTACTGTATTAAAGGTTTGTAGTAAGGCTTGCCTTTGTGTTCCTCGTAGTGCTTTTCTAAAAGCTCAATTGTTGGAGTTATTACTTTTGCCGCTTTAAGCCTTAAACCTTTGTTTTCATATCTTTTTAATATTTCTCCTATAAGCCCTCTCTTGACACCGTCGGGTTTTACTATAGCAAGAGTGGTTTCCATTTAAATCAATCCTTTCCTTGTATTAATTTAACATTATTTCTCACCAGAGAAGTAAAAGCGCATATCAATGAGAAAATCCCTGCAGTTATATAAGCTTCTTTAATCGCAATCATAAAGGCTGCATTAGAAGAAAATTTTAGAGCTTGATAAACTTTTAACCTGTTGGTAAATATCGCACTTCCTACTGCGATGCCCATTACCATTCCTACATTTCTCATTGTTGCAAGGAAGGCGGAGGCTACCCCTAATCTGTTTTTTGGTGCACTTCCCATTACTGCACTGTTATTTGGCGTTTGGAAGATAGCATTTCCTATTCCAAAAAGAGCAAGGCGAGCCATAATGGCAAACATAGTAGATTTTTCCGTTAAAGTTGCCATGAGAAAAAGGGCTGTTGCAGAAATTAGTGCACCAATAGTTGATAAAATTTGAGCGCCGTATCTATCAGCTAAAATACCGCTTAAAGGTGCTACGACGAACATGACGAGAGGGAAAGAAGTCATGATTATACCTGCTTTTTCAGTAGTAAATCCTAGATGCTGAAGGAGGAAAGGGGTTAAAAAAGTCATCGTATACTGAGCCATAAAGTTTAGCAGGGTGCTTATGTTTCCAAAAGTGAAAGACCTTATTTTCAAAAGGGAAAAGTCAAACATAGGAAACTCTACTTTGTTTTCTACGTTGATAAAAATTATCAAAGATGCTATTGATGTAACTAATGCGACTATGCTTGTAAGAGACGACCAACCCCATG
The sequence above is a segment of the Thermoanaerobacter ethanolicus JW 200 genome. Coding sequences within it:
- the ndk gene encoding nucleoside-diphosphate kinase, which translates into the protein METTLAIVKPDGVKRGLIGEILKRYENKGLRLKAAKVITPTIELLEKHYEEHKGKPYYKPLIQYMSSGPVFAMVLEGENAVKIVRLLNGATKVEEALPGTIRGDFASSTTFNIIHGSDSIESAKREIALWFPELA
- a CDS encoding MFS transporter; the encoded protein is MTQKHYSKWVILSAVVIGSIMGPIDGSVVNIAMPEFTKIFHTNITTVSWVSMTYLLVVSSLMMTFGRLGDMLGYKKLYQYGLLTFSISSAILSLSVNIYMLIIMRAFQAVGAAMLMSMSSAIITSVFPPNERGRALGINAMSISIGLAIGPTLGGLLLKYLGWRSIFYINVPIGIIGYIWAHIVVPDNKGVAEKFDPYGSISFFAFLASLLLFISEGGTWGWSSLTSIVALVTSIASLIIFINVENKVEFPMFDFSLLKIRSFTFGNISTLLNFMAQYTMTFLTPFLLQHLGFTTEKAGIIMTSFPLVMFVVAPLSGILADRYGAQILSTIGALISATALFLMATLTEKSTMFAIMARLALFGIGNAIFQTPNNSAVMGSAPKNRLGVASAFLATMRNVGMVMGIAVGSAIFTNRLKVYQALKFSSNAAFMIAIKEAYITAGIFSLICAFTSLVRNNVKLIQGKD